The following is a genomic window from Pirellulales bacterium.
TTCTTCTCCGGCCGGCGCGGCCACGATTCTGGAAACCTGCCTCAGCCGTGGCGCGCCGCTTGTGCTGGCGACCACGGGGCTGGACGCGGCACAGCAAGCGCGGATCCGCGAAGCGAGCCAACGCATTGCCGTGCTGTGGTCGCCGAGCATGAGTCTGGCAGTGAATCTGGCGATGAAGTTGTCAGCGGCGGCGGCCGAGGCGCTGAAAGACCATGCCAGCGGCGCCGACGTGGAAATCATCGAACGCCACCATCGGTACAAAGAAGACGCGCCCAGCGGCACCGCGCTCAAGTTTGGCGAGATCATCGCCGGCGTGATGGGGCAAAAGAACCGGCGGCATGGCCGCGAGGGTCGCGTTGGTGCCCGGCCGCACGACGAGATTGGCTATCACGCCGTCCGCCTGGGCGACAATCCCGGTGAGCACACGATCATGTTCGGACTGCTGGGCGAAACGCTGGAGATCACGGTCAAGGCGACCAACCGCGACTGCTATGCCTGCGGGGCATTAGCGGCCGCCAAGTTCCTGGCCTGCAAGCCCCCGGGGCTGTATGGAATGCAGGACGTGCTGGAATGAGAGATATGGCCAAATGCGAACAAGGCTATCTCTGCGATATTTGCGGCGGCGACGTAGAAACGATCGCCGACAGCGACCTCTATTTGCGCTATGTGATCGGCCTCGTCGATCCGGAAACCCTGCACACGACCCGCGAACGGCACATTCGCTGCAACCCCGCGCTGGCGCAATTCATCGTCGCCGACGACTTCGGTCCGGTGGTGATGGACGGGCCTTTCGATAAGCGGCAACTCGACGCCGACTACGTGCGCCAGCAGGAACAGCTCGTCACGCGCGGCTGGCGCCGGCTGGTCGAACTTAGCCGGCGTCTGGAGCCAACGATCCTCGACTATCCGCTGCCCGAGGTCCGGGCAAGAATGGCGGCCCACCCCAACTCAGCCCACTGACGTCGGGTCACAATCCCAAAAAGGGCACGGGCACAAGAAAGGCGTGCTGTTCATAGAGGCTGGCGACGCCATGCCACGAGGTGTACTGCGTCAGGAAGACGACAAGCACATAGAAGGCCACCACCGGCACCATTGCCAACCGCGCCGCCTGACGGACGAAAAAGTTGCGGTTCGTCGGCCGACGCGCAGCGCGGCCACACGTCCAGCCGGTGAGCAACCGGGCCGGAAAAATGAAGATCACAAACACCAGGCTCGGCAGCCAGGCCGCCTCGCGCGGCACCATCTCAATCTTCAGCAAATAGAGCGGCAGCGCGAAGAGCAGCGTACAAAACAGCGACAGCCAAAACAGCACCGGCGCCTTGTGAAACAGAGCGCGCACCGCCGAGAGCTCGAACTGCGCTCCGAACCGGTTCTCGGCCGCGAAGCGGGCCTGCAGGAACGGCAAGTACATCAGCACCCACATCAATACAAACGCCCCCAAAAAACCGACCGGCGGAACCTTTTGCGCGGCAGCCAGCAAGCTGATGGGAACGAACAGCCAGACCAGTCCGCCGACAAACCCTCGCAGACCCAGCCAGAAATAGTGCCGCAATTGCAAGCCGGCGACGAACTGCAACACGGCGTCGCGGGTTTCGGTATAGGCCCCTTTGCGACGGAGACTTTTCAAGAGTCGAACCGGCCGCGGCCAAAGAAAATGCCGCAAACGGCCTCCCCGCCAACAGGCACTCACGATATGCGCGACGGCCAGCACCGTGAGTACGATCAGCGCCATCGACCAGCCACGGGCTGCCCGGCTTTCGGGATCGATCAGCGTGGCCGATGCAGCCATCGACGAGACGAACCGCAACGGCAGCAACACCAGCCATGTGCCAAACGCAATGCTGCCCAATCGGGCGGCCTTCCGCACGCCGATGAAGCCGTCCCTAAGCCGTCCCGTTCGGGCAATCCGCCCGCTCACCTGCAGCAGGTATCCCAGGCTCAGCATCTGCAACACTGGATAGCTGGCCAGCAGCGCCAAGCCGACGATCAGCGTCGCCGCGCCAAACAGCCAATCGGTGGCCGAAACGGTCAGCCGGGCAACCTTCCTGACAAAACCGACTTGAGGCTCGTCGAAGGCGGCGGGCCTGTCGACCGATTCGGCCACAACAGCGCCGCCAGCGGCATCGACCGTGTCGATCACCTCGGCGTAGTGTGGAACGTCGGCTGCCGCGATAGGGGTGGAAGAAAACATTGGTAACGCGGCGAAAGTACCTATCCTTGCAATCCAGTCCCCAGCCACCTTAAGATACCCGGCCGGCGGTGATTCGGTGTCAAAAATCTTGCCCGTGCGGATTTAATCTTGTAGGGTGTAGCGAGCGCGATCAAGTTCGCACCGAACCAGCCACTGCCCACTTCTGAGAACAGCCATGACGATCCAACAAATCCGCAATTTTTATGACGCCGAACCGTTCCAACCGTTCGTTATTCATCTGGCCGACGGCCGGGAGGTTCCTGTACCCAGCCGTGAATTCATGGCCTCCGCGCCCAGCGGGCGGACCGTTATTGTGTATCAGCCCGATGACACGTGGAACGTAATCGACTTGTTGCTCGTCACGGACCTGGAAGCGAAGCGGGCCGGCAACGGTGCCCGGCGGCGAAAGCGATAACGTCCATGAAGCTTGAACTGGAGCATCAGGTTTCGGTAGTCGTCGGCGGCGCTCGCGGCATCGGGCGTGCCATCGCCGTTGCGTTGGCGGAGGAGGGCGCGACCGTCGTGCTCGTCGATCGCGAGCCGGCGGTGGCCGAGGTCGCCCGAGCACTCGAAGACCGCAGCGGCCGCGCGGCGGCGGGCGTGGTGGGCGATGTCACCGATTACGCGGCGATGCAACGCCTGGCTGCCGAGACGCACCAGCGCCAGGGCCGCATCGACCATGTGTTCTTTGCAGCCGGCGTCGGTTCGGGCAAGTACGGCTTTCCCTTCTGGAACCTGGAACCGGCCGACTGGGGCCGCGTCTTGCAAGTCAACCTCGTCGGTGCGGTCCACGTGGCGCATGCCTTTGCGCCGTTCCTGATCGCCGCCCGCAGCGGTACGTTTCTGTTCGTCTCGTCGATCGCCGGGCAGATCGGTTCGCCGACCGATCCGCCCTACAGTGCCGCCAAAGCGGGGTTGATCAACTTCTCGCAGTGCGCAGCCAAGGATCTGGCCGAATACAACGTGCGGGTGAACTGTGTTTGTCCCGGAATGATCAAAACGGAGTTGAACCAATCGGTGTGGGCGGCGTGGCGTGCGCGGCAGCCCGACGGCGCCCAAGGCTACGAGGAATGGGCGGCCGAAAAAATCCGCCGCAACGTGCCGCTCAACCGCTGGCAGGAGGCCGAAGACGTGGCCGCGCTGGCGGTCTTCCTGGCATCGGCGCGTGCCAAGAACATCACCGGGCAAACGATGAACGTCGACGGCGGGCAGGTCATGCACTGGTAGTCATCGCTCGCTCCTTGCCGGCGGCTGAGAGCAAAGCTGCACGAGCGCTTCCACAATGCGAGCGCGACGATCGGCCGGCGCCACGAGATAGCGATGTCGCCCCGCGGCATCGGCCGTGAATTTCGTAAAGCCGTCCGGCTCGACGGCCACCATGCCCGATGGCGAAAGGTCGAAGTAGCCGCGATCAGGATAAACTGCGTAGAGTACGCTCGTCAGATCCCAGGTGGGCCGCTCGTGCGGCGGCGGATTGCGAAGGATGTAGGCCTCGGCCAGCGGATGGTGCTCGACGTAGCCGTAATCGCGCTCGATGCTCACGGCCGGATAGGGCAAGGCGATGCCGACTTCGAACCCGCTCCAGACCATCGGGGTCGGCCAGCGCTGGGCGACCGTCCGCGCACTGGCCACGTCCTGAGTGATGTTATATTCGCGGTAGCGCCGCTCGCCGCCGATCGAAGTAAAGGCGCCGGCCATCAACGACAGCAGGCGGACCTTGCGTCGCACCAACTCCTCGCCTGGCAACGGCGAAACATCATCGGGCGGCGAGTCGAGCAGCCGGGCCAGATTGGTCGAGAAGCCGACCTGCACGATCACGACTGATGCGTCGTCTTCGCCCGCCAGCGTCTTGCGGAGCAGGCGGGTGGCCGACGGTAGCTCAGAACCATAGGTCTCGCTGCGCGGATAACGCAACCGGCCGTCGTCGCGCCGTTCGGCAAGCGAAAGAAACTGGCTTTCGGCGCGGACTCCACCTCGGCCGACGATGCCGATCGGAACTTGCCCGCGGCCGTAAAAGTGGTTTATCGCTTCGACGAACGGCGCGGCCAGCTCGTTGTCGGCGCTGACGGTGACGGCCAGCAATCGACAGGCGCCGCGGTCCGCGAGCGCGTGGATCATGCCCAGCGCCAGCACGTCGTCGCAATCGCCGCAAATATCGGTATCGAAGATCAGCCGGACGGCGTCGGGCGATCGTGCATCGTCGGCTTTCGCCGCAACCGTGAGGTGCGCCGCGAGACTCAATGCAAGCAGGCTCAAGATTGTGGCTTTCACGGGCGTGCCTCAATATCCGGTGAATACACGGTGTCGCCCTCGACAATCGGGTTTGTCACATAGCGCATCCTCGCAACCTGATCGGAGCCGTGAGAGAAGTGAATTTCGACGACGTTGGGACCAAGAAACTGGTTAACGCGGGCCGTAGCTTTGAAATTCGCGAAACGAGTGATCTTTTCGCCGGAATCGTAGATGGCCACCGTCTTGACCGACTTAAGGAATCGAGGATCTTCGAATCTCACGTACGCCGCCTGATTTCGTTCGTCCACCCAAACCACTTTTCCATGCGGCTGCCGAGGCGTGATTGCAGCTTGATACCATTGGCCTAACCAACCGAGACTGCAACCCAGCGCAAGTGCAGCGAGCATGAAGCTCCTTAAACTGAACTGTGCCCACCT
Proteins encoded in this region:
- the dapB gene encoding 4-hydroxy-tetrahydrodipicolinate reductase; its protein translation is MTRIAIHGAAGRMGQRLVALASADRDLKLVAALDAGNHPRLGQDAGLVAGVGELGVPLVGKLDAAVDVVIDFSSPAGAATILETCLSRGAPLVLATTGLDAAQQARIREASQRIAVLWSPSMSLAVNLAMKLSAAAAEALKDHASGADVEIIERHHRYKEDAPSGTALKFGEIIAGVMGQKNRRHGREGRVGARPHDEIGYHAVRLGDNPGEHTIMFGLLGETLEITVKATNRDCYACGALAAAKFLACKPPGLYGMQDVLE
- a CDS encoding SDR family oxidoreductase; this translates as MKLELEHQVSVVVGGARGIGRAIAVALAEEGATVVLVDREPAVAEVARALEDRSGRAAAGVVGDVTDYAAMQRLAAETHQRQGRIDHVFFAAGVGSGKYGFPFWNLEPADWGRVLQVNLVGAVHVAHAFAPFLIAARSGTFLFVSSIAGQIGSPTDPPYSAAKAGLINFSQCAAKDLAEYNVRVNCVCPGMIKTELNQSVWAAWRARQPDGAQGYEEWAAEKIRRNVPLNRWQEAEDVAALAVFLASARAKNITGQTMNVDGGQVMHW
- a CDS encoding nucleoside hydrolase; translated protein: MKATILSLLALSLAAHLTVAAKADDARSPDAVRLIFDTDICGDCDDVLALGMIHALADRGACRLLAVTVSADNELAAPFVEAINHFYGRGQVPIGIVGRGGVRAESQFLSLAERRDDGRLRYPRSETYGSELPSATRLLRKTLAGEDDASVVIVQVGFSTNLARLLDSPPDDVSPLPGEELVRRKVRLLSLMAGAFTSIGGERRYREYNITQDVASARTVAQRWPTPMVWSGFEVGIALPYPAVSIERDYGYVEHHPLAEAYILRNPPPHERPTWDLTSVLYAVYPDRGYFDLSPSGMVAVEPDGFTKFTADAAGRHRYLVAPADRRARIVEALVQLCSQPPARSER